A region from the Gammaproteobacteria bacterium genome encodes:
- a CDS encoding LptF/LptG family permease: protein MRLLDRLVAASFLRIFVAFVAAVPLLFVVGDLTENIDEYLDRGLPMVDVFRAYGFQMLQFVFWSFPMATLIAAVFTIHAMTVHREIVAAKAGGVSFHRLAVPALALGVALAGVSFYISDIVPRANRAAFDILEERNFSRDWRINFVYQTEDGHSLSVRRLTVMAGELQDVVLEHRPVTAAPGTGPSLHAVADRAYFNDQSGWTFSDGYMRRLLPDAREQTYQFGSMKTRGFSERPDELLEASRTGNRMSDAQNDRLAQMTRADIDRQVGIIERSGGSASEYLVEREQRGALALATFIMVLFGLPLGTSSQRGSAAYGAGVSIASITLYLILFRVLGAAAGAGVLSPTIAAWTPNAVFLAMGAFLMVRVRT from the coding sequence ATGAGGCTCCTCGACCGGCTGGTCGCCGCCAGCTTCCTGCGCATATTCGTGGCCTTCGTGGCCGCCGTGCCGCTCCTTTTCGTGGTCGGCGACCTTACCGAGAACATCGACGAATACCTCGACCGCGGGCTCCCGATGGTGGACGTCTTCCGGGCCTACGGATTCCAGATGCTGCAGTTCGTGTTCTGGTCCTTCCCGATGGCGACGCTCATCGCGGCGGTCTTCACGATTCACGCCATGACCGTGCACCGGGAGATCGTGGCCGCCAAGGCGGGCGGCGTCTCCTTCCATCGCCTTGCGGTGCCGGCGCTGGCCCTGGGCGTCGCGCTCGCCGGGGTCTCGTTCTACATCAGCGACATCGTGCCCCGCGCCAATCGCGCCGCCTTCGACATCCTCGAGGAACGCAACTTCAGCCGCGACTGGCGCATCAACTTCGTGTACCAGACCGAGGACGGGCACAGCCTGTCGGTGCGCCGCCTGACCGTGATGGCCGGGGAGCTGCAGGATGTCGTGCTGGAACACCGCCCGGTCACCGCGGCGCCGGGCACGGGACCCTCCCTGCACGCGGTCGCGGACCGCGCGTACTTCAACGACCAATCGGGCTGGACATTCAGCGACGGATACATGCGCCGCCTGCTCCCGGATGCCCGCGAACAGACCTATCAGTTCGGCAGCATGAAGACGCGCGGGTTCTCGGAACGGCCCGATGAACTGCTCGAGGCATCCCGCACCGGCAACCGCATGTCCGACGCCCAGAACGACCGCCTGGCCCAGATGACGCGCGCGGACATCGACCGGCAGGTGGGGATCATCGAGCGCAGCGGGGGCAGCGCCTCCGAGTACCTCGTCGAGCGCGAACAGCGCGGCGCTCTCGCCCTCGCCACCTTCATCATGGTCCTCTTCGGCCTGCCCCTGGGGACCTCGTCCCAGCGCGGCAGCGCGGCCTACGGCGCCGGCGTGTCGATCGCCTCCATCACCCTGTACCTGATTCTCTTCCGGGTCCTGGGCGCGGCGGCGGGCGCGGGTGTCCTGTCACCCACCATCGCGGCCTGGACCCCCAACGCGGTGTTCCTGGCGATGGGCGCGTTTCTGATGGTTCGGGTGCGAACGTAG